One Streptomyces sp. NBC_00554 DNA segment encodes these proteins:
- a CDS encoding APC family permease, which produces MTTGSSSTSSTSSTSSTAGTGGPATAEAGISTFKGQDRALRADRLGTGGLLLSVLAATAPLMVVAGVMPTTFAVMGIVGQPLLFVILGVVLVLFSVGYAEMSRHVHNAGAFYAYISRGLGGTAGAAAALVALVAYNALQVGIYGIFGFEVSGLFATYLELEIAWWIPALVAALLVGALGWLKIDVNARLLGVLLIVEVALVVVFDLAAVADPAKEGLSLHAFNPDTLTGAGVGTALCFCIAAFLGFEQAPVYAEETSKPHILVPRVMFFAVGGVAVFFALSSWAFTIAAGPSGIVGASQEQGPGLLFSLTESRLGGTFTDVLHVLFVTGMFAAMLSFHNVVARYTFAMGREGLLPSAFGRTTGTSGAPGTGSLLQTAVSLVVVIGFAIADDKPTGDPTAPVLQLFTWGGNIGALGVILLMAAASLSVIVFFARRGSARAQAWRLATAAVAGTALLIIAVYTVKDFDVLVGAGPGSSLSWLLPSIVGAALVAGLVQGLVLRSRKPEAHARIGLGNEAFQLDKAAESAS; this is translated from the coding sequence ATGACGACGGGCAGTTCGAGTACGTCGAGTACGTCGAGCACATCGAGTACGGCCGGCACGGGCGGACCGGCCACCGCCGAGGCCGGCATCAGCACCTTCAAGGGCCAGGACCGCGCACTGCGCGCCGACCGGCTCGGCACGGGAGGACTGCTGCTGTCCGTCCTCGCGGCGACCGCACCGCTCATGGTGGTCGCGGGTGTCATGCCCACCACATTCGCGGTGATGGGCATCGTCGGGCAGCCGCTGCTCTTCGTCATCCTCGGTGTGGTCCTGGTGCTCTTCAGCGTCGGGTACGCCGAGATGAGCCGCCACGTCCACAACGCGGGCGCCTTCTACGCGTACATCTCGCGCGGCCTCGGCGGTACCGCGGGGGCGGCCGCGGCGCTGGTCGCGCTGGTCGCCTACAACGCCCTGCAGGTCGGCATCTACGGCATCTTCGGCTTCGAGGTCTCCGGGCTGTTCGCCACCTACCTCGAACTCGAAATCGCCTGGTGGATACCGGCGTTGGTGGCGGCGCTCCTGGTCGGCGCGCTCGGCTGGCTGAAGATCGACGTCAACGCGCGCCTGCTGGGCGTACTGCTGATCGTGGAGGTGGCCCTCGTCGTCGTCTTCGACCTCGCCGCCGTCGCCGACCCGGCGAAGGAGGGCCTGTCGCTGCACGCCTTCAACCCGGACACCCTCACCGGCGCCGGGGTCGGCACCGCGCTCTGCTTCTGCATCGCGGCCTTCCTCGGCTTCGAACAGGCCCCCGTGTACGCCGAGGAGACCAGCAAGCCGCACATCCTGGTGCCGCGCGTGATGTTCTTCGCGGTCGGCGGAGTGGCCGTCTTCTTCGCGCTCAGCAGCTGGGCGTTCACCATCGCGGCGGGCCCCTCCGGGATCGTCGGCGCGTCCCAGGAACAGGGGCCAGGCCTGCTGTTCTCCCTCACCGAGTCGCGGCTCGGCGGCACCTTCACGGACGTACTGCACGTCCTGTTCGTGACCGGCATGTTCGCGGCCATGCTCAGCTTCCACAACGTCGTCGCGCGGTACACCTTCGCCATGGGCCGGGAGGGACTGCTGCCGTCCGCCTTCGGCCGGACCACGGGCACCAGCGGCGCCCCCGGCACCGGCTCGCTGCTCCAGACCGCCGTGTCCCTGGTCGTCGTGATCGGCTTCGCCATCGCCGACGACAAGCCGACCGGTGACCCGACCGCGCCCGTGCTGCAGCTGTTCACCTGGGGCGGCAACATCGGCGCGCTCGGCGTGATCCTGCTGATGGCGGCAGCCTCGCTGTCCGTCATCGTCTTCTTCGCCCGCCGGGGCTCCGCGCGGGCCCAGGCCTGGCGCCTCGCCACGGCGGCGGTCGCGGGCACCGCCCTGCTCATCATCGCGGTCTACACGGTCAAGGACTTCGACGTCCTGGTCGGGGCGGGCCCGGGCTCCTCGCTGAGCTGGCTGCTGCCGTCCATCGTCGGAGCGGCGCTGGTCGCCGGCCTGGTCCAGGGCCTGGTGCTGCGCTCCCGCAAGCCCGAGGCACACGCCCGGATCGGTCTCGGCAACGAGGCGTTCCAACTGGACAAGGCGGCGGAATCCGCTTCCTGA
- a CDS encoding molybdopterin-dependent oxidoreductase, which translates to MNSEHPDEREPERPRAREPEHPEERGAPVGRRVFLGTLGLGALGVLAAPTLQRGLESFLAGASDKDPTGLTGLLPNGGGFRYYSVASSVPHKDATDYRLTVDGLVDHPASYTLAELKALPQTRLVHDVQCVTGWRVPGTPFEGVRLSDLLDAAGVRSTAGAIRFTCFDGMYTESLTLEQARRPDVLVAHRMQDKALGHSHGGPVRLYVAPMYFYKSAKWLSGITVTEDVRPGYWEERGYDVDAWVGRSNGRDDEPTS; encoded by the coding sequence GTGAACTCTGAACATCCCGACGAGCGGGAGCCGGAACGACCGCGAGCCCGGGAACCGGAACACCCCGAGGAGCGCGGAGCGCCGGTCGGCCGTCGGGTGTTCCTCGGCACACTCGGACTCGGCGCGCTCGGCGTGCTGGCCGCCCCCACCCTCCAGCGCGGCCTCGAGTCCTTCCTCGCCGGCGCGTCCGACAAGGACCCCACCGGCCTGACGGGCCTGCTCCCCAACGGCGGCGGCTTCCGCTACTACTCGGTGGCGTCGTCCGTCCCGCACAAGGACGCGACGGACTACCGCCTCACCGTCGACGGCCTGGTCGACCACCCCGCCTCGTACACCCTCGCCGAACTGAAGGCCCTGCCGCAGACCCGGCTCGTGCACGACGTCCAGTGCGTCACGGGCTGGCGGGTGCCGGGCACCCCCTTCGAGGGGGTCCGCCTGTCCGACCTCCTGGACGCCGCGGGAGTGCGCTCCACGGCCGGGGCGATCCGCTTCACCTGCTTCGACGGCATGTACACGGAGAGCCTCACCCTCGAGCAGGCCCGGCGCCCCGACGTCCTGGTCGCCCACCGCATGCAGGACAAGGCCCTCGGCCACAGCCACGGCGGCCCCGTCCGCCTCTACGTCGCCCCCATGTACTTCTACAAGTCCGCCAAGTGGCTCTCCGGCATCACCGTCACCGAGGACGTCCGTCCGGGCTACTGGGAGGAACGGGGCTACGACGTGGACGCCTGGGTCGGCCGCTCGAACGGACGCGACGATGAACCTACGAGTTGA
- a CDS encoding cytochrome b/b6 domain-containing protein, producing MNLRVDDAPALASRVRRFSRAERWVHRVTALLMGVCVVTAACLYVPQLAELVGRRELVVRIHEWAGLALPVPVLAGLASRAFRSDLGRLNRFGPHDRVWLRSALRRDKRHSARPAGKFNAGQKVYASWIAGASLVMLGTGLIMWFTHLTPLMWRTSATFVHDWLALTIGIVLAGHIGMALGDPEARRGLRTGSVSREWAEREHSLWRR from the coding sequence ATGAACCTACGAGTTGACGACGCCCCGGCCCTCGCCTCCCGCGTACGGCGCTTCAGCCGCGCGGAGAGGTGGGTGCACCGGGTGACGGCCCTGCTCATGGGCGTGTGCGTGGTGACCGCGGCGTGCCTGTACGTTCCCCAGCTCGCCGAGCTGGTCGGGCGCCGCGAACTGGTGGTCCGCATCCACGAGTGGGCGGGACTCGCCCTGCCCGTGCCCGTCCTGGCAGGTCTCGCCTCCCGCGCCTTCCGCTCCGACCTGGGCCGGCTGAACCGCTTCGGCCCGCACGACCGCGTCTGGCTGCGCTCCGCTCTGCGCCGCGACAAGCGGCACTCGGCCCGGCCCGCGGGCAAGTTCAACGCGGGCCAGAAGGTCTACGCGTCGTGGATCGCCGGGGCTTCGCTGGTGATGCTGGGCACGGGTCTGATCATGTGGTTCACCCACCTCACTCCCTTGATGTGGCGCACGAGCGCGACGTTCGTCCACGACTGGCTCGCCCTGACGATCGGCATCGTCCTGGCCGGTCACATCGGCATGGCGCTCGGCGATCCGGAGGCGCGACGGGGCCTGCGGACGGGCTCGGTGAGCCGCGAGTGGGCGGAGCGCGAGCACTCGTTGTGGCGCCGCTGA